Proteins found in one Carassius auratus strain Wakin chromosome 42, ASM336829v1, whole genome shotgun sequence genomic segment:
- the LOC113060925 gene encoding thioredoxin-related transmembrane protein 1-like encodes MCSCSSSNMAGLKHSRSSCWICAVFLMLAARVVAQTDASNVQTVADANWTLILHGEWMIKFYAPWCPACQHLQTDWESLGRQSESLGISVGRVDVTQQPGLSGRFLVTTLPTIFHAKDGNFRKYVSSRTIEDIQAYVVQKKWEMVEPVPGWRSPSSLLMSGMANLFRLSVWIRQIHTYLTNTLGIPSWGSYVIFAIITLFMGLMLGLMLVLIADCIWPSRPKRREKTVVIVKEEVSEEEVEDILTEEKHASDLDNESERVSGDESTEEEGAMSDGATAGSDQPPPEGAAESSVRKRKPLEKNTTDGT; translated from the exons ATGTGCTCCTGCAGCAGCAGCAATATGGCGGGACTGAAACACAGCAGAAGCTCCTGCTGGATCTGTGCTGTGTTCCTGATGCTTGCGGCTCGAGTCGTCGCTCAGACGGACGCCAGTAATGTGCAGACGGTGGCCGACGCGAACTGGACGCTCATCCTGCACGGCGAATGGATGATCAAATT TTATGCTCCGTGGTGTCCGGCCTGCCAACATTTACAAACAGACTGGGAGAGCCTTGGAAGACAAAGTGAAAGTCTGGGAATATCAGTGGGCAGGGTTGACGTTACACAACAACCAG GTCTGAGTGGGAGGTTTCTGGTTACAACACTGCCGACTATATTTCA TGCTAAAGATGGCAATTTCCGCAAATATGTTTCATCACGGACTATTGAGGATATCCAGGCGTATGTTGTGCAGAAGAAGTGGGAAATGGTTGAGCCGGTGCCAGGATGGAGGTCTCCATCCTCTCTTCT aaTGTCAGGAATGGCTAATCTCTTTCGTCTCTCCGTGTGGATCAGA CAAATCCACACGTACCTGACGAATACTCTCGGTATCCCTTCCTGGGGCTCTTATGTGATTTTTGCCATCATTACGCTCTTTATGGGACTGATGCTCGGCCTG ATGCTGGTTTTGATCGCTGACTGCATTTGGCCGTCCAGACCCAAGCGCAGAGAAAAAACAG TTGTGATTGTGAAGGAGGAAGTCTCAGAGGAAGAGGTGGAGGACATCCTGACGGAGGAGAAACACGCATCTGACCTGGACAATGAGAGCGAGCGAGTGTCTGGTGACGAGTCGACCGAAGAGGAAGGAGCGATGAGCGATGGAGCCACCGCTGGCAGTGACCAGCCTCCGCCAGAGGGGGCAGCAGAGAGTTCAGTGAGGAAACGCAAACCACTGGAGAAGAACACTACTGATGGAACATAA
- the LOC113060929 gene encoding kinesin-like protein KIF26B: MTSLTGNKDRSGTRSRKYGMTDSSPTKSPSFSPETWYRKAYEESRSASRPVPEGAGSMPGSSGTPSPGSGISSPGSFSGSPVTISPGINTGSPGSLGGSPGFGTGSPASGSGSSPGSDRGIWCENCNARLVELKRQALKLLIPGPYSSKVG, translated from the exons ATGACCTCTCTAACAGGGAATAAAGACAGATCTGGCACCAGGAGTAGAAAATATGGG ATGACCGATTCATCCCCTACGAAGTCACCATCATTCTCTCCTGAAACCTGGTACCGAAAGGCTTATGAGGAGTCCCGGAGCGCCAGTCGCCCGGTCCCTGAAGGCGCGGGCTCCATGCCCGGGTCCTCGGGAACCCCTTCCCCTGGATCTGGAATATCATCCCCGGGCTCTTTCTCGGGCTCACCTGTTACTATATCGCCTGGAATCAACACCGGTTCGCCCGGTTCTTTAGGCGGATCTCCAGGGTTCGGCACTGGCTCTCCAGCATCGGGTAGCGGGAGCTCACCTGGTTCTGATCGGGGCATCTGGTGCGAGAACTGCAACGCTCGACTGGTGGAGCTGAAGAGACAGGCATTAAAACTACTCATTCCCGGACCCTACTCTAGCAAGGTAGGCTGA